The Microlunatus antarcticus genome window below encodes:
- a CDS encoding alpha/beta fold hydrolase produces the protein MTETLTVGTGTLAYDVAGEGPLVVLAHGIGDSRHAYRFVAPALVTAGYRVANVDLRGCGDSSLGWDGYTRTDIAADLVALVRHLGDGPAVVVGQSISGGAATIAAATAPDAVVGVVELAPFTRKVSYSLTGLLRVSRYRRGFLLLARTLLGSRSAWKGYLDLAYPTKPVDWDAELGRIDAKLREPGRMKALQAMCQASPTDAGAQLANVRCPVLVVEGDLDPDFVDPRAEGGRILADLPAGLGELVVLEGVGHYPHAQTPDRLLDVVLPFLARVLPRA, from the coding sequence ATGACCGAGACCCTGACCGTCGGCACCGGCACCCTCGCGTACGACGTCGCCGGCGAGGGACCCCTGGTCGTGCTCGCCCACGGCATCGGCGACAGCCGCCACGCCTACCGCTTCGTCGCCCCGGCGCTGGTCACGGCCGGCTACCGCGTCGCGAACGTCGACCTCCGCGGCTGCGGCGACTCCAGCCTCGGCTGGGACGGCTACACCCGCACCGACATCGCCGCGGACCTCGTCGCGCTCGTGCGCCACCTCGGGGACGGGCCGGCCGTCGTCGTCGGCCAGTCGATCAGCGGCGGCGCCGCGACCATCGCGGCGGCGACCGCGCCCGACGCCGTCGTGGGCGTCGTCGAGCTGGCCCCCTTCACCCGGAAGGTCTCCTACTCCCTGACCGGCCTGCTCCGCGTGAGCCGCTACCGTCGCGGCTTCCTGCTCCTGGCCCGGACCCTGCTGGGCAGCCGGTCCGCCTGGAAGGGCTACCTCGACCTCGCCTACCCGACCAAGCCGGTCGACTGGGACGCCGAGCTGGGCCGCATCGACGCCAAGCTCCGCGAGCCCGGGCGCATGAAGGCGCTGCAGGCGATGTGCCAGGCCAGCCCGACCGACGCCGGTGCGCAGCTGGCGAACGTGCGCTGCCCCGTCCTGGTCGTCGAGGGCGACCTCGACCCCGACTTCGTCGACCCGCGCGCCGAGGGCGGACGGATCCTGGCCGACCTGCCTGCGGGGCTCGGGGAGCTCGTCGTCCTCGAGGGCGTCGGGCACTACCCCCACGCGCAGACGCCGGACCGGTTGCTCGACGTGGTGCTGCCGTTCCTCGCCCGGGTGCTGCCGCGTGCCTAG
- a CDS encoding monovalent cation/H+ antiporter complex subunit F has translation MSPVHIAVLVMVGLGAVLLVGAATLTVARMARGPSSLDRVVAADVLVAVVIATLAAEAIINDHSTTLPVMLVLSLLGFAGAVSIARFVAERDLAIRWRHADRPDPDSSGRRQQ, from the coding sequence ATGAGTCCCGTCCACATCGCCGTGCTCGTGATGGTCGGTCTCGGTGCGGTGCTGCTGGTCGGGGCCGCGACCCTGACGGTCGCGCGGATGGCCCGCGGCCCGAGCAGCCTCGACCGGGTCGTCGCCGCCGACGTGCTGGTCGCCGTGGTCATCGCCACGCTGGCCGCCGAGGCGATCATCAACGACCACTCGACCACGCTGCCGGTGATGCTGGTGCTGTCGCTGCTGGGCTTCGCCGGCGCGGTGAGCATCGCGCGGTTCGTCGCCGAGCGCGATCTCGCCATCCGGTGGCGCCACGCCGACCGGCCCGACCCCGACAGCTCCGGGCGGAGGCAGCAGTGA
- the mnhG gene encoding monovalent cation/H(+) antiporter subunit G — protein MSAGDVLDLVGAFLVLLGCFLCFAAALGLLRFPDVISRMHAATKPQTLGLILLAAGVELSLRTWSSFGTLVLIAALQLATAPVSAHLVGRTVYRTDQVRHDLLARDDLAVDLEAAGFHLGPAPDDETEPPEDDARLS, from the coding sequence GTGAGCGCGGGAGACGTGCTCGACCTGGTCGGCGCGTTCCTGGTGCTGCTCGGCTGCTTCCTCTGCTTCGCCGCCGCCCTCGGGCTGCTGCGCTTCCCCGACGTCATCTCCCGCATGCACGCCGCCACCAAGCCCCAGACGCTCGGGCTGATCCTGCTCGCCGCCGGGGTCGAGCTCTCCCTGCGCACGTGGTCGTCGTTCGGCACGCTGGTCCTCATCGCCGCGCTGCAGCTGGCGACGGCGCCGGTGTCGGCGCACCTCGTGGGCCGCACCGTCTACCGCACCGACCAGGTCCGCCACGACCTGCTGGCCCGCGACGACCTGGCGGTCGACCTCGAGGCCGCCGGATTCCACCTCGGGCCGGCCCCGGACGACGAGACCGAGCCGCCCGAGGACGACGCGCGCCTCAGCTAG
- a CDS encoding TIGR03960 family B12-binding radical SAM protein, producing MTVLDHAPSPDSLFERIEPLLARVSKPVQYVGGELNSVVKEWGSTEVRWCLSYPDAYEIGLPNQGIAILYEVLNERDWILAERTYAVWGDMEALMRERGVPQFTLDGHRPVGAFDVFGLSFATELGYTNMLTELDLAGIPLHAVDRREHDPIVLAGGHAAFNPEPIADFIDAAVLGDGEEIALAISEVIREWKAEGRPDGRDGLLMRLAASGGVYVPKFYDTDYLPDGRIRRIAPNRSGVPYTVRKHTLMDLDAWPYPRKPLVPMAETVHERYSVEIFRGCTRGCRFCQAGMITRPVRERSIETIGHMVASGLEATGLEEVGLLSLSSADHSEIAEVTKQLADRYDGTNVSLSLPSTRVDAFNIDLANELSRNGRRSGLTFAPEGGSQRLRQVINKMVTDEDLIRTVAAAYANGWRQVKLYFMCGLPTETDEDVLAIGTLVKRVIDTGRKVSGRRDIRCTVSIGGFVPKPHTPFQWAAQCEADVIDDRLRQLRAMVQSDRQYGKAIGFRYHDGKPGVVEGLLSRGDRRVGRVIEAVWRDGGRFDGWSEHFSYERWMRCAAEALDGTGVDVAWFTTREREYAEVLPWDHLDSGLDKDWLWEDWQDALDEREVEDCRWTPCFDCGVCPQMDTSIQIGPTGRTLLPIAQVKQGVTASP from the coding sequence ATGACGGTCCTCGATCACGCGCCCAGCCCGGACTCGCTCTTCGAGCGGATCGAGCCGCTGCTCGCCCGCGTCAGCAAGCCCGTCCAGTACGTCGGCGGCGAGCTCAACAGCGTGGTCAAGGAGTGGGGCTCGACCGAGGTGCGCTGGTGCCTGTCGTACCCCGACGCGTACGAGATCGGGCTGCCGAACCAGGGGATCGCGATCCTCTACGAGGTGCTCAACGAGCGCGACTGGATCCTGGCCGAGCGCACGTACGCGGTGTGGGGCGACATGGAGGCCCTGATGCGCGAGCGCGGGGTCCCGCAGTTCACCCTCGACGGGCACCGCCCGGTCGGGGCGTTCGACGTCTTCGGCCTGAGCTTCGCCACCGAGCTCGGCTACACGAACATGCTCACCGAGCTCGACCTCGCCGGCATCCCGCTGCACGCGGTCGACCGCCGCGAGCACGACCCGATCGTGCTGGCGGGCGGTCACGCCGCCTTCAACCCGGAGCCGATCGCCGACTTCATCGACGCCGCGGTGCTGGGCGACGGCGAGGAGATCGCGCTCGCCATCTCCGAGGTGATCCGGGAGTGGAAGGCCGAGGGCCGCCCCGACGGCCGCGACGGGCTGCTGATGCGGCTGGCCGCGAGCGGCGGCGTCTACGTGCCGAAGTTCTACGACACCGACTACCTGCCCGACGGCCGGATCCGCCGCATCGCGCCCAACCGCAGCGGCGTCCCGTACACGGTGCGCAAGCACACGCTGATGGACCTCGACGCGTGGCCGTATCCCCGCAAGCCGCTCGTGCCCATGGCCGAGACGGTGCACGAGCGCTACTCGGTGGAGATCTTCCGCGGGTGCACCCGCGGCTGCCGCTTCTGCCAGGCGGGCATGATCACCCGCCCGGTGCGCGAGCGCAGCATCGAGACGATCGGGCACATGGTCGCCAGCGGGCTCGAGGCGACCGGGCTCGAGGAGGTCGGCCTGCTGAGCCTGTCCAGCGCGGACCACTCCGAGATCGCCGAGGTGACCAAGCAGCTGGCGGACCGCTACGACGGCACGAACGTCTCGCTCTCGCTCCCGAGCACCCGCGTCGACGCGTTCAACATCGACCTGGCCAACGAGCTGTCGCGCAACGGGCGACGTTCCGGGCTGACCTTCGCGCCCGAGGGCGGGTCCCAGCGGCTGCGCCAGGTGATCAACAAGATGGTCACCGACGAGGACCTGATCCGCACGGTCGCCGCCGCGTACGCCAACGGCTGGCGCCAGGTGAAGCTCTACTTCATGTGCGGGCTGCCGACCGAGACCGACGAGGACGTCCTCGCCATCGGCACCCTGGTCAAGCGCGTGATCGACACCGGCCGCAAGGTCAGCGGCCGTCGCGACATCCGCTGCACGGTGAGCATCGGCGGCTTCGTGCCCAAGCCGCACACCCCGTTCCAGTGGGCCGCGCAGTGCGAGGCGGACGTGATCGACGACCGCCTCCGGCAGCTGCGGGCCATGGTGCAGAGCGACCGGCAGTACGGCAAGGCCATCGGGTTCCGCTACCACGACGGCAAGCCCGGCGTGGTCGAGGGCCTGCTCAGCCGCGGCGACCGCCGGGTCGGGCGGGTCATCGAGGCGGTCTGGCGCGACGGCGGCCGCTTCGACGGCTGGAGCGAGCACTTCTCGTACGAGCGCTGGATGCGCTGCGCCGCCGAGGCCCTCGACGGGACGGGCGTCGACGTCGCCTGGTTCACCACGCGCGAGCGCGAGTACGCCGAGGTGCTCCCCTGGGACCACCTCGACTCCGGGCTGGACAAGGACTGGCTGTGGGAGGACTGGCAGGACGCCCTCGACGAGCGCGAGGTCGAGGACTGCCGCTGGACCCCGTGCTTCGACTGCGGCGTCTGCCCGCAGATGGACACCTCGATCCAGATCGGCCCGACCGGCCGGACGCTGCTCCCGATCGCCCAGGTCAAGCAGGGCGTCACCGCCTCGCCGTAA
- a CDS encoding TetR/AcrR family transcriptional regulator yields MPRAGLDAASVTEAGAALADEVGFAGLSMGLLAERLGVRTPSLYKHVDNLADLGHRIAVLAATELGDALRDATQGRAGSDALSAAAKAMRAYVREHPGRYAAGNSVAPGGPDDPLGPAIDRMLGSFSAVLRGYGLEPDVQVHALRTLRSALHGFAVLEAEGGFRFATDVDESFALLVRLLDQGLRSAGAAPS; encoded by the coding sequence GTGCCTAGGGCCGGCCTCGACGCGGCCTCGGTCACCGAGGCCGGGGCGGCGCTGGCCGACGAGGTCGGCTTCGCCGGGCTGAGCATGGGCCTGCTCGCGGAACGTCTCGGCGTCAGGACACCGTCGCTCTACAAGCACGTCGACAACCTGGCCGACCTGGGCCACCGCATCGCGGTGCTGGCCGCGACGGAGCTCGGCGACGCGCTGCGCGACGCCACGCAGGGCCGGGCGGGGTCCGACGCCCTCAGCGCCGCGGCGAAGGCGATGCGCGCGTACGTCAGGGAGCACCCCGGCCGGTACGCGGCCGGCAACAGCGTGGCGCCGGGCGGGCCCGACGACCCGCTCGGCCCGGCCATCGACCGGATGCTCGGCTCCTTCTCCGCCGTGCTCCGCGGCTACGGGCTGGAGCCGGACGTCCAGGTGCACGCGCTGCGGACGCTGCGGAGCGCGCTGCACGGCTTCGCGGTGCTCGAGGCCGAGGGCGGGTTCCGCTTCGCCACCGACGTGGACGAGAGCTTCGCCTTGCTCGTCCGGCTCCTGGACCAGGGGCTGCGGTCGGCGGGGGCCGCGCCTAGCTGA
- a CDS encoding Dyp-type peroxidase: MTRDVHAEPVLATTRIQGDILPGLLKKNELLLFFRIDSAADFLPFLKGLPITSMETVLDQRAEVADRRTRGVTALIPAPGLNVAFTFTGLTKLGVAGLSGAPGLAEFEAGMAARQAVLDDPDPTHWRSVGPERHADGVFVLAGASRAEIDDTIALHLAPAGANGWTVVREEAGVVRPDPVHGHEHFGYADGVSQPGVRGTTPDGSILTPSVDADDRPEQGALGQDLLWPGEFVLGYPGQDPQLGETDPDFARPGPLSVPPVPFMDQGSFLVFRRLAQKVPEFDASVKALAKQTTGADAVSAELLGAQLVGRWKSGAALELSPVKDDLSLAEGTPRENDFEFGDDREGARCPWAAHVRKAYPRDDVRHTTTPSELEVAHAEAFTQTHRMMRRGIAYGPELSHAEALSGHTTQQRGLLFLCYVSSIAEQFEFVQQAWVDAQDFPQVGSGADPIIGQPHPGTLPFLGAAPFSEDPTNKPQLDVAHFVTMEGGDYFFAPALDAIQSL; this comes from the coding sequence ATGACGCGTGACGTGCACGCCGAGCCGGTGCTCGCGACGACCAGGATCCAGGGGGACATCCTCCCGGGGCTGCTGAAGAAGAACGAGCTGCTGCTGTTCTTCCGGATCGACTCCGCCGCGGACTTCCTGCCCTTCCTGAAGGGGCTGCCGATCACGAGCATGGAGACGGTGCTCGACCAGCGCGCCGAGGTCGCCGACCGGCGCACCCGGGGCGTGACGGCGCTGATCCCCGCGCCCGGGCTGAACGTGGCCTTCACCTTCACCGGGCTGACCAAGCTCGGCGTCGCTGGGCTGTCGGGGGCACCCGGGCTTGCCGAGTTCGAGGCGGGCATGGCGGCGCGGCAGGCCGTGCTGGACGACCCGGACCCGACGCACTGGCGCTCGGTCGGCCCGGAGCGTCACGCGGACGGCGTCTTCGTCCTCGCCGGGGCGAGCCGGGCCGAGATCGACGACACCATCGCGCTGCACCTGGCGCCCGCCGGCGCGAACGGCTGGACCGTCGTGCGGGAGGAGGCCGGCGTCGTCCGCCCCGACCCGGTGCACGGGCACGAGCACTTCGGCTACGCCGATGGCGTCTCCCAGCCCGGCGTCCGGGGCACCACGCCGGACGGCTCGATCCTCACGCCCTCGGTCGACGCCGACGACCGGCCCGAGCAGGGAGCGCTCGGCCAGGACCTGCTGTGGCCCGGGGAGTTCGTCCTGGGCTACCCGGGCCAGGACCCCCAGCTGGGCGAGACCGACCCGGACTTCGCGAGGCCGGGTCCCCTCTCCGTCCCACCGGTGCCGTTCATGGACCAGGGCTCGTTCCTCGTGTTCCGCCGGCTGGCCCAGAAGGTGCCGGAGTTCGACGCCTCGGTGAAGGCGCTGGCGAAGCAGACGACCGGGGCGGACGCGGTCTCCGCCGAGCTGCTCGGCGCCCAGCTCGTCGGGCGCTGGAAGAGCGGCGCGGCGCTGGAGCTGTCGCCGGTCAAGGACGACCTCTCGCTCGCCGAGGGGACGCCGCGGGAGAACGACTTCGAGTTCGGCGACGACCGGGAGGGGGCGCGCTGCCCGTGGGCGGCGCACGTGCGCAAGGCGTACCCGCGCGACGACGTCCGGCACACCACGACGCCGAGCGAGCTGGAGGTCGCGCACGCCGAGGCCTTCACCCAGACGCACCGGATGATGCGGCGCGGGATCGCGTACGGGCCCGAGCTGTCCCACGCCGAGGCGCTGAGCGGGCACACCACGCAGCAGCGGGGGCTGCTCTTCCTCTGCTACGTCAGCTCGATCGCCGAGCAGTTCGAGTTCGTGCAGCAGGCCTGGGTCGACGCGCAGGACTTCCCCCAGGTCGGCAGCGGCGCCGACCCGATCATCGGGCAGCCCCACCCGGGGACGCTCCCCTTCCTGGGGGCGGCGCCCTTCAGCGAAGACCCGACGAACAAGCCGCAGCTCGACGTGGCCCACTTCGTCACGATGGAGGGCGGCGACTACTTCTTCGCCCCGGCCCTGGACGCGATCCAGAGCCTCTGA
- a CDS encoding pyridoxamine 5'-phosphate oxidase family protein: MVVAALTETPATETPVTTLDELVAVVGEPIPRVRDKVRDRLHDLDRQWLAASPFCVLASSDAEGRLDTSPKGDPAGQLVHVLDETTLAIAERPGNRRVDGYKNVLANPHVGLIFLIPGRDDTLRVNGRARLVSDAPWFDDMRVKGSRPILGLVVEVEEVFTHCAKAFLRAQLWHPETWEPESTPSRAVVAHTFERADQSLAEVEQHYGPTYGEQLY; encoded by the coding sequence ATGGTCGTCGCCGCCCTCACCGAGACTCCCGCCACCGAGACCCCCGTCACCACGCTCGACGAGCTCGTCGCCGTCGTGGGGGAGCCGATCCCGAGGGTGCGCGACAAGGTGCGCGACCGCCTCCACGACCTCGACCGGCAGTGGCTGGCGGCCTCGCCCTTCTGCGTGCTCGCGAGCTCGGACGCCGAGGGCCGCCTGGACACCTCGCCCAAGGGCGACCCGGCCGGGCAGCTCGTGCACGTCCTCGACGAGACGACCCTGGCCATCGCCGAACGCCCCGGCAACCGGCGGGTCGACGGCTACAAGAACGTCCTCGCCAACCCGCATGTCGGGCTGATCTTCCTGATCCCCGGCCGCGACGACACCCTCCGGGTCAACGGGCGGGCCCGGCTCGTCTCCGACGCGCCGTGGTTCGACGACATGAGGGTCAAGGGCTCCCGGCCGATCCTCGGCCTCGTCGTCGAGGTGGAGGAGGTCTTCACCCACTGCGCGAAGGCGTTCCTGCGTGCACAGCTGTGGCACCCCGAGACCTGGGAGCCCGAGAGCACGCCCAGCCGGGCCGTCGTCGCCCACACCTTCGAGCGCGCCGACCAGAGCCTGGCCGAGGTCGAGCAGCACTACGGCCCGACCTACGGCGAACAGCTGTACTGA
- a CDS encoding TIGR03936 family radical SAM-associated protein, which produces MARDQPEQQAPPVQRLRIRYAKRGRARFTSSRDFSRAFERALRRAGVPMAYSSGFSPHPRISYANACATGAASEAEYCEIGLTAPCDPDRVREALDTAMPAGLDVVEVWVAPTGALADRLTGSHWSVRLPGADLVRVEAALATFLGSEAVEVQRMTKNGLRSFDARGCVVSATMTPDGLDLVIAHVTPLVRPDDVLSALVAVDDALVLPDPPVLTRLSQGVLDHNSGRITDPREEAAS; this is translated from the coding sequence ATGGCCCGAGACCAGCCGGAGCAGCAGGCGCCGCCCGTGCAGCGGCTGCGGATCCGCTACGCCAAGCGGGGCCGCGCGCGGTTCACCAGCAGCCGGGACTTCAGCCGGGCCTTCGAGCGGGCGCTGCGCCGGGCCGGCGTGCCGATGGCGTACTCCTCGGGCTTCTCGCCGCACCCGCGGATCTCGTACGCGAACGCCTGCGCCACCGGGGCGGCGAGCGAGGCGGAGTACTGCGAGATCGGGCTGACCGCCCCGTGCGACCCGGACCGTGTCCGGGAGGCGCTGGACACGGCGATGCCGGCGGGCCTGGACGTCGTCGAGGTGTGGGTGGCCCCGACGGGCGCGCTGGCCGACCGGCTGACCGGCTCGCACTGGTCCGTACGGCTGCCCGGCGCGGACCTCGTCCGGGTCGAGGCCGCGCTGGCGACGTTCCTGGGGAGCGAGGCCGTGGAGGTCCAGCGGATGACGAAGAACGGCCTGCGGTCCTTCGACGCCCGCGGCTGCGTCGTCTCGGCCACCATGACGCCGGACGGTCTCGACCTCGTGATCGCCCACGTCACCCCGCTCGTCCGGCCCGACGACGTCCTCTCCGCCCTCGTGGCGGTGGACGACGCGCTCGTGCTGCCGGACCCGCCCGTCCTGACCCGGCTGAGCCAGGGGGTGCTGGACCACAACAGCGGCAGGATCACGGACCCGCGCGAAGAAGCTGCGTCCTGA
- a CDS encoding Rne/Rng family ribonuclease, whose amino-acid sequence MLDHEPDAEQTPTTPAATTPPRRRRAASRPAGPPAAAPVVTEPAAPVAQTSVTETADDAPPPGGLEPATSTAADPVGNPVADRLDALVSEAAAPAAPAPVGAETAEPEARPARRTRKAATRKAAAPVVPAPDDASATPEATPEAPVERPTRRRARKTAAPAPEPVVEVDVLSPDAQVELATAEQEASTDFGSDARPDDAPADVAAAEADVAEISAALEDDAPGLVVAAVDVVEDEPAVEAPLEDDAESTDGDETTDETTSETTDEPTDETDEDSDDDEDESSDASAESGDGSRRRRRRRGGRRRRRTGDGESDDSAEDTEASEGDEPTDAAGETPAADGDESGEEQGEEGDGTRRRRRRRRRRGEEAEPAADDPTEVVVRVREPRKSSRAAKPADDQVTGITGSTRMEAKRQRRREGRDAGRRRAPILSEAEFLARREAVTRRMIIRQRDDLTQIAVLEDDILVEHYVDRESATSLIGNVYLARVQNVLPSMEAAFVDIGRGRNAVIYAGEVDWDSFGAQGQNRKVEKVLKSGQTILVQVTKDPVGAKGARLTNHVSIPGRYIVYAPSGHLSGISRKLPENERKRLKDILSGLVGEASVIVRTAAEGASEEELVRDVNRLKAQWSDIEAKVAGGHAPQLLYGEPDLTVRIVRDLFTEDFSELIVSGNAGPDDAYDAIDGYVQHVAPHLADRLKRYEPEDGDDGDAFSRFRIDEQISKALERKVFLPSGGSLVIDRTEAMTVIDVNTGKFTGSGGNLEATVTSNNLEAAEEIVRQLRLRDVGGIIVIDFIDMVLPANRELLLRRLVECLGRDRTRHQVAEVTSLGLVQMTRKKIGTGLLEAFSSECPVCHGRGYEIHEEPVDSQRQADGGAREQRGSGRSGNGGSGNGANSGNGGGSGNGGGNRSSDNGGNGNGRSSGNGHDHSSGQDSPGSGRSGRSRGGRGRGRSDDAPEPTADAPETSGGTDPAIKAAVQHAIAEVAASARSTDEADS is encoded by the coding sequence GTGCTCGACCACGAGCCCGACGCAGAGCAGACCCCCACCACCCCCGCGGCCACGACGCCGCCGCGCCGCCGCCGCGCCGCGAGCCGCCCGGCCGGGCCGCCCGCCGCGGCCCCGGTCGTCACGGAGCCTGCGGCTCCGGTGGCCCAGACCTCGGTGACCGAGACCGCGGACGACGCACCGCCGCCCGGCGGCCTCGAGCCCGCCACCAGCACCGCCGCCGACCCGGTCGGCAACCCGGTCGCCGACCGTCTCGACGCCCTCGTGTCCGAGGCGGCAGCACCCGCGGCGCCCGCCCCCGTCGGCGCCGAGACCGCCGAGCCCGAGGCACGACCCGCCCGGCGTACGCGCAAGGCGGCCACCCGCAAGGCCGCGGCCCCGGTCGTGCCGGCGCCCGACGACGCGAGCGCCACCCCCGAGGCCACGCCCGAGGCGCCGGTCGAGCGCCCCACCCGACGTCGTGCGCGCAAGACCGCCGCACCCGCGCCGGAGCCGGTCGTCGAGGTCGACGTGCTGAGCCCCGACGCGCAGGTCGAGCTCGCGACCGCCGAGCAGGAAGCCTCCACCGACTTCGGGTCCGACGCCCGGCCGGACGATGCCCCCGCCGACGTCGCGGCCGCCGAGGCCGACGTCGCGGAGATCTCCGCGGCGCTCGAGGACGACGCCCCCGGTCTCGTGGTCGCCGCCGTCGACGTGGTCGAGGACGAGCCCGCGGTCGAGGCGCCCCTCGAGGACGACGCCGAGAGCACCGACGGCGACGAGACGACCGACGAGACGACCAGCGAGACGACCGACGAGCCCACGGACGAGACCGACGAGGACTCCGACGACGACGAGGACGAGTCCTCCGACGCCTCCGCCGAGAGCGGGGACGGCAGCCGTCGCCGCCGTCGCCGCCGTGGCGGGCGCCGCCGTCGCCGTACCGGTGACGGCGAGAGCGACGACAGCGCCGAGGACACCGAGGCGTCCGAGGGCGACGAGCCGACCGACGCGGCGGGGGAGACCCCGGCCGCCGACGGCGACGAGTCCGGCGAGGAGCAGGGCGAGGAGGGTGACGGCACGCGTCGTCGCCGTCGTCGTCGTCGTCGTCGCGGCGAGGAGGCCGAGCCCGCGGCCGACGACCCCACCGAGGTCGTCGTCCGGGTGCGCGAGCCCCGCAAGTCGTCCAGGGCGGCCAAGCCCGCCGACGACCAGGTCACCGGGATCACCGGGTCGACCCGCATGGAGGCCAAGCGTCAGCGCCGGCGCGAGGGTCGCGACGCCGGCCGTCGCCGCGCGCCGATCCTCAGCGAGGCCGAGTTCCTGGCCCGCCGCGAGGCCGTCACGCGCCGGATGATCATCCGGCAGCGCGACGACCTGACCCAGATCGCCGTCCTCGAGGACGACATCCTGGTCGAGCACTACGTGGACCGCGAGTCCGCGACGTCGCTGATCGGCAACGTCTACCTCGCACGCGTCCAGAACGTCCTGCCGAGCATGGAGGCCGCGTTCGTCGACATCGGTCGCGGGCGCAACGCCGTCATCTACGCCGGCGAGGTCGACTGGGACTCGTTCGGTGCGCAGGGCCAGAACCGCAAGGTCGAGAAGGTCCTCAAGTCGGGCCAGACCATCCTGGTCCAGGTCACGAAGGACCCGGTCGGGGCCAAGGGCGCCCGGCTGACGAACCACGTCTCGATCCCGGGCCGCTACATCGTCTACGCCCCGAGCGGGCACCTGTCGGGCATCTCCCGCAAGCTCCCGGAGAACGAGCGCAAGCGGCTCAAGGACATCCTCTCCGGCCTGGTCGGCGAGGCGAGCGTCATCGTCCGCACCGCGGCCGAGGGCGCGAGCGAGGAGGAGCTGGTCCGCGACGTCAACCGGCTCAAGGCCCAGTGGTCCGACATCGAGGCCAAGGTCGCCGGTGGGCACGCGCCCCAGCTGCTCTACGGCGAGCCGGACCTCACCGTCCGCATCGTCCGCGACCTCTTCACCGAGGACTTCAGCGAGCTGATCGTGTCCGGCAACGCCGGGCCGGACGACGCGTACGACGCCATCGACGGCTACGTCCAGCACGTCGCCCCGCACCTGGCGGACCGCCTCAAGCGCTACGAGCCGGAGGACGGCGACGACGGCGACGCCTTCTCGCGCTTCCGCATCGACGAGCAGATCTCCAAGGCGCTGGAGCGCAAGGTCTTCCTGCCCTCGGGTGGCTCGCTGGTCATCGACCGCACCGAGGCGATGACGGTCATCGACGTCAACACCGGCAAGTTCACCGGCAGCGGCGGCAACCTCGAGGCCACCGTCACCAGCAACAACCTGGAGGCGGCCGAGGAGATCGTGCGGCAGCTCCGGCTGCGCGACGTCGGCGGCATCATCGTCATCGACTTCATCGACATGGTCCTGCCCGCCAACCGCGAGCTGCTGCTCCGCCGGCTGGTGGAGTGCCTCGGCCGGGACCGCACGCGCCACCAGGTGGCCGAGGTGACGAGCCTCGGGCTGGTGCAGATGACGCGCAAGAAGATCGGCACCGGGCTGCTGGAGGCCTTCAGCTCCGAGTGCCCGGTCTGCCACGGCCGCGGCTACGAGATCCACGAGGAGCCGGTCGACAGCCAGCGTCAGGCCGACGGCGGGGCGCGCGAGCAGCGCGGCAGCGGCCGCTCGGGCAACGGCGGCTCGGGCAACGGCGCCAACTCCGGCAACGGTGGTGGCTCGGGCAACGGTGGCGGGAACCGCTCCTCCGACAACGGGGGCAACGGCAACGGCCGCTCCTCGGGGAACGGCCACGACCACTCCTCCGGCCAGGACTCACCCGGCTCGGGCCGCTCCGGTCGCAGCCGTGGCGGCCGCGGACGTGGTCGCTCGGACGACGCCCCGGAGCCCACCGCGGACGCCCCGGAGACCTCCGGCGGCACCGACCCGGCCATCAAGGCCGCCGTGCAGCACGCGATCGCCGAGGTGGCCGCCTCCGCGCGGTCGACGGACGAGGCGGACAGCTGA